From one Flavobacterium sp. N502536 genomic stretch:
- a CDS encoding TatD family hydrolase yields MKTIITDTHTHLYSEEFDQDRDEMMQRAINAGVTRFFIPAIDAAATPSMYDLEQKYPDYVYLMMGLHPTYVKDNYEEELQHVEKELARRKFYAVGEIGIDLYWDKTHLKEQQIAFKRQIQLAKQYKLPIVIHCREAFDEIFEVLEEEKSADLFGIFHCFSGTYEQALQALSYNMKLGIGGVVTFKNGKIDQFLNQIDLKHIVLETDSPYLAPIPYRGKRNESSYLVNVIAKLADIYDVSEEEIAERTTQNSKDVFGI; encoded by the coding sequence TTGAAGACCATAATTACCGATACACATACACATTTATATTCTGAAGAATTTGATCAGGATCGCGACGAGATGATGCAAAGAGCGATAAATGCCGGAGTAACCCGTTTTTTTATTCCTGCTATTGATGCCGCTGCAACACCGTCTATGTACGATCTGGAGCAAAAGTATCCCGATTATGTATACCTGATGATGGGGTTGCACCCTACCTACGTGAAAGACAATTACGAAGAAGAGTTACAACATGTGGAAAAGGAGTTAGCCAGACGAAAGTTTTACGCCGTTGGTGAAATCGGAATCGATTTGTATTGGGATAAAACACATCTTAAAGAGCAGCAAATTGCTTTTAAAAGACAAATTCAACTGGCGAAACAATATAAATTGCCTATTGTGATTCATTGTCGTGAAGCTTTTGATGAAATATTTGAAGTGCTCGAAGAAGAAAAATCAGCGGATTTATTTGGGATTTTTCATTGCTTTTCAGGGACATACGAACAGGCACTTCAGGCGCTCTCTTATAACATGAAATTGGGAATCGGTGGAGTCGTAACCTTTAAAAACGGAAAAATCGATCAGTTTTTAAATCAAATCGATTTGAAGCACATTGTTTTAGAGACTGACTCTCCTTATTTAGCGCCAATTCCATACCGTGGAAAGCGAAATGAAAGCAGTTACTTAGTAAATGTTATTGCCAAATTAGCCGATATATACGATGTTTCGGAAGAAGAAATTGCAGAGCGAACCACTCAAAATTCGAAAGACGTTTTTGGGATTTAA
- a CDS encoding S41 family peptidase — protein sequence MNKITLVLLIVCTQTIFGYAKITQTEKLAATCKVWGFLKYYHPAVASGKTNWDEKLFEVLPKVEKAQTKEEFSAVIEKWIESLGEVPANTPAALDPKTDYFTKNLNLEWAQKGKLFTKSLSQKLKFITENRFQGVNHYVNQEGENVRLQFVNEPEYTDFKWTDKNLRLLALFRFWNYIEYFFPYKYVMDQNWDEALTEILPHIETPASEKEFLLAMREISIKLNDTHAGTSSPDMIKYLGGEKYIPFTAKFINDKAVIVALANDSLAKIDDLKIGDIITKVDGSTIAQQLAALSKYMQGSNKAVATYVGGFIMFTGDTDDLEIEFIRDNVTSTKKIHRYPNGKIKRSPPKKTAKWEILADNIGFVRMSKVPKEEVAKMMEELKGTQAIIFDVRSRPLNTDFLVSEYLNLERKPMLRLLQQDLSYPGRYYFRNDMEECGKSNPDYYKGKVVVLVGSGTHSFGEQTVMSLQTAPNVTIVGTQTSGSDGPNYEFSIINGFESSFTSMGVFYPNKKETQRIGIVPDIKVIPTILGAQQGKDEVFDRALQFVKTGK from the coding sequence ATGAACAAAATTACTTTAGTTCTTCTTATTGTATGCACTCAAACGATCTTTGGCTATGCCAAAATTACCCAAACCGAAAAACTTGCTGCGACCTGCAAAGTCTGGGGATTCTTAAAATATTACCACCCTGCAGTTGCCAGTGGGAAAACAAACTGGGATGAAAAACTTTTTGAGGTTTTGCCCAAAGTTGAAAAAGCACAAACCAAAGAAGAGTTTTCTGCTGTAATAGAAAAATGGATTGAAAGTTTGGGAGAAGTACCCGCTAATACACCAGCGGCTTTGGATCCAAAAACTGACTATTTTACTAAAAATTTAAATTTAGAATGGGCGCAAAAAGGGAAACTGTTCACTAAAAGCCTTTCTCAAAAATTGAAATTTATTACAGAGAATAGATTTCAGGGCGTGAATCATTATGTAAATCAAGAGGGCGAAAATGTGCGTTTGCAGTTTGTTAACGAACCAGAGTATACTGATTTTAAATGGACAGATAAAAATTTACGTCTTTTGGCACTATTTCGTTTTTGGAATTATATAGAGTATTTTTTCCCGTATAAATATGTAATGGATCAGAATTGGGACGAAGCGCTTACGGAGATTCTGCCTCATATCGAGACTCCTGCTTCCGAAAAGGAATTTTTATTGGCCATGCGTGAAATATCGATAAAACTTAACGATACCCATGCCGGGACCAGTAGTCCGGATATGATTAAATATTTGGGCGGAGAGAAATATATTCCTTTTACAGCTAAATTTATAAATGATAAAGCTGTAATTGTTGCGCTGGCAAATGATTCGTTAGCCAAAATAGACGACTTAAAAATTGGCGATATTATAACAAAAGTGGATGGGAGCACAATTGCACAACAATTAGCAGCGCTTTCAAAATATATGCAGGGATCTAATAAAGCTGTAGCGACTTATGTAGGAGGTTTTATAATGTTTACAGGAGATACAGATGATTTAGAAATCGAATTCATTAGAGATAATGTGACATCAACAAAGAAAATACATCGTTATCCAAACGGAAAAATTAAAAGATCGCCACCCAAAAAAACTGCAAAATGGGAAATTCTGGCAGACAATATTGGTTTTGTAAGGATGAGCAAAGTGCCAAAAGAGGAAGTTGCAAAGATGATGGAGGAATTAAAAGGAACACAAGCGATTATTTTTGATGTCAGAAGCAGACCACTCAATACCGATTTTTTAGTCAGTGAATATCTAAATCTGGAGCGAAAACCAATGTTAAGATTACTTCAACAAGACTTAAGCTACCCTGGCCGTTATTATTTTAGGAATGATATGGAAGAATGTGGTAAAAGCAATCCCGATTATTATAAAGGTAAAGTAGTAGTTTTGGTAGGTTCAGGAACTCATAGTTTTGGTGAACAAACCGTAATGAGCCTTCAGACAGCACCAAATGTTACCATTGTAGGTACTCAGACATCGGGCTCCGATGGGCCAAATTATGAGTTTAGTATTATCAACGGATTTGAGTCTTCTTTTACTTCAATGGGTGTTTTTTATCCAAATAAAAAAGAAACGCAGCGTATTGGGATTGTCCCGGATATTAAGGTAATCCCAACTATTTTGGGTGCTCAACAAGGTAAAGACGAAGTTTTCGATCGCGCTTTACAGTTTGTTAAAACAGGGAAATAA
- a CDS encoding 1-acyl-sn-glycerol-3-phosphate acyltransferase, producing the protein MQRFDAIRPFYDSEINEALHDVVNHPMMKTMMNFTFPEVADEVWKEQLKKTHSIRDFQCNFIYNTIQKVLEKSSEGLTTSGFEKLEKNTSYLFISNHRDILLDTTLLNVCLFEHGLVMTASAIGDNLVKKAFLSTLAKLNRNFLVLRGLTPREMLQSSKLLSEYIGQLLLRENRSVWIAQREGRTKDGNDETNPGVLKMIGMGSDEPNLMDYFKKLKIVPVSISYEYDPTDVLKMPQLMAEANNEVYIKEKNEDFMTILSGIMGTKKRIHISVGDVLDTEIDKIVAENDNANKQVQALAQVIDDSVLKNYQLWPTNFIAYDILNETNKFAHLYKESEKSLFERRLEMRIGSDNPVTRQGFLAMYANPVVNKLKYQDVI; encoded by the coding sequence ATGCAGAGATTTGATGCCATTCGACCGTTTTATGATTCTGAAATAAATGAAGCACTTCATGATGTTGTCAATCATCCGATGATGAAAACCATGATGAACTTTACTTTTCCGGAAGTAGCAGATGAGGTTTGGAAAGAGCAGCTTAAAAAAACACATTCGATTCGTGATTTTCAATGCAACTTTATTTACAATACCATACAAAAGGTTTTAGAGAAAAGTTCAGAAGGGCTTACCACTTCGGGATTTGAGAAATTAGAAAAAAACACCTCTTACTTATTTATCTCGAATCACAGAGATATTTTATTGGATACCACCTTATTAAATGTTTGTCTTTTCGAGCATGGTTTAGTCATGACGGCATCTGCAATTGGAGACAATCTGGTAAAAAAAGCATTCCTGAGTACTTTGGCAAAACTAAACCGAAACTTTTTGGTTTTAAGAGGTTTAACGCCAAGAGAAATGTTGCAGAGCTCTAAATTATTATCGGAGTATATCGGACAATTATTGCTTCGTGAAAACCGTTCGGTTTGGATTGCACAAAGAGAAGGGCGTACCAAAGACGGAAATGATGAAACTAATCCGGGAGTCTTGAAAATGATCGGAATGGGGTCTGATGAACCGAATCTGATGGATTATTTTAAGAAATTAAAAATCGTTCCGGTTTCCATTTCATACGAATACGACCCGACAGATGTTCTGAAAATGCCACAGTTAATGGCAGAAGCCAATAATGAGGTTTATATTAAAGAAAAAAACGAGGATTTCATGACCATTTTAAGTGGTATCATGGGAACTAAAAAAAGAATACATATTTCTGTTGGAGACGTTTTAGATACAGAGATCGATAAGATTGTAGCAGAAAACGACAATGCCAACAAACAAGTGCAGGCTTTGGCGCAGGTTATCGACGATTCGGTTTTGAAAAATTATCAATTATGGCCAACGAATTTTATTGCTTACGATATTTTAAACGAGACCAATAAATTTGCTCATTTGTACAAAGAAAGTGAAAAATCATTGTTTGAGCGTCGTTTAGAAATGCGTATCGGAAGTGATAACCCAGTGACAAGACAAGGATTTTTGGCTATGTATGCCAATCCTGTTGTCAATAAATTAAAATATCAGGATGTCATCTAA
- a CDS encoding tetratricopeptide repeat protein encodes MNEERYILFDQYLQEEMTVEEQDRFEKQLSEDHELASEFETFKEVQSQLRNKLGHEEEREAFTANLTQISEKHFNANKPKVVRMRPWYFAAAASIIILFGLFFFDYNGTPEFEDFNHPETASFVERGDTDETLKQAEKAFNEGKYVLAIPFFEELLSENKTAEMQYFYGISLLEEDHYKPAEAIFNELKSGTSVYKEKAKWYLALSKLKQKDYKGCKEMLQTISQDYENYDDVQELLDDLD; translated from the coding sequence ATGAACGAAGAACGCTATATATTATTCGATCAATACCTTCAGGAGGAAATGACTGTTGAGGAGCAGGATCGTTTTGAGAAACAATTGTCTGAGGATCATGAACTGGCTTCGGAGTTTGAAACTTTTAAAGAAGTACAGTCACAGCTTAGGAACAAATTGGGTCATGAAGAAGAAAGAGAAGCTTTTACAGCAAACCTTACCCAGATTTCAGAGAAACATTTCAATGCCAACAAGCCTAAAGTGGTTCGAATGCGACCTTGGTATTTTGCGGCAGCGGCATCGATTATTATTTTATTCGGACTGTTCTTTTTTGATTATAATGGGACTCCTGAATTTGAAGATTTTAATCATCCGGAAACAGCTTCTTTTGTCGAACGTGGTGATACAGACGAAACCTTAAAACAGGCTGAAAAGGCTTTTAATGAAGGAAAATATGTATTGGCAATTCCGTTTTTTGAGGAATTGTTAAGCGAAAATAAAACGGCTGAAATGCAATATTTTTACGGAATTTCTTTATTGGAAGAAGACCATTATAAACCCGCAGAAGCCATTTTTAATGAACTAAAATCAGGTACTTCTGTTTATAAAGAGAAAGCCAAATGGTATCTGGCACTGTCTAAACTAAAACAGAAAGATTACAAGGGTTGCAAAGAAATGCTGCAGACCATTTCGCAGGATTATGAAAACTACGATGATGTTCAGGAACTGCTGGACGATTTGGATTAG